The nucleotide window CAGCGTAAACAGATTATTAACATTGTCCTGCCAGTTCATCAGGATATATGGATTTGTGCCGTATGCCCCTGAAGAATAAGCTCCGCTGCGTTTTCCTTTATTCTCATAAACGTCCACCCAGCGATTTTCGAATCCCTCTTTTAGGATATTGTTATATTCATCCCCAAGTGGCTCTAAACCTTTTAGGACATATTCCTTTGCTTCCTCATATGGAATCTCCATTTTCACATCCTTAACAAGAGGTGTGTAAAGGTCATACATATGAAGCTTTTCAAGGCCTAATACTTTTCTGCGAAGCTTTACATATTTGTGCAACAGGTGCAAATTATCATTCACCGTATTCACAAGGTTTTCGTAAACACTCTCAGGGATATTGTTGGCTGAAAGTGCGGCATGCCTGGCAGATTCATATTTACGAATTCTTGCATTAAAGTTATCCTTTTTGACATTCCCACTCAATGTGCTGGAAAAAGTATTTTTAAAGCTGCCATAAGTTTTGTACACAGCTTTGAAAGCATCTTCTCGAACCCTGCGGTCCTCACTTTCAAGGAAACGGATATAGCGGCCATGCGTGATTTCCACTTCTTCTCCGTTTTCGTCCTTGATTGAAGGGAATTCCAAATCAGCATTGTTGAGCATTCCGAATGTATTCGAAGGTGAGCTCATCACCTCTGAAGCTTGAGCAAGGAGAGCTTCCTCTTCAGCGGATAGCACATGCGGACGCTGAAGATTGATTTCCTCCAATGCTGCATGCTCATAAAGCTTTAACTCTTCTTTTTCATTCAAGAATCCCTTGATTTTATCTTCATCAACAGCCAGGATTTCCGGCACGATGAAGGCAAGTGCGCTTGCAGCCTGAGAATACAAATTCTTGATGCGGTCATCAAGCCCCTGATAGAAGGAATTTGTTGTGTCCTGATCATAGCGCATGTGCGCGTATGTATATAGTCTGCCTAGACGCTCAAGCAATTTATCCTGCAGCTGGAGAGCATTATAAAGCTGTTCAGCACTTTCACCAAGCTTGCCTTGATACTCCTGAACAGAGGGAAGCAACCCTTTAACTTCATTGAATTCTTCTTCCCATTGGTTATCGACCGCAAAAATATCCTCCAGCCTCCACGTATTTTCTGTGGAAACCTCGTCCCTAGCTGGTAATTTCTTTACTGTAGATTCGTTTGACATATGGATCCTCCTTACAACATTTCGGAATTCGAAAAACTTTTCTAGTAACATATATTCGCTAATGGTTTCTTATTTCCTTCTATAAAATTAAATAAGGAAAAAGTTTTTCTTTTAAAAGGTTTGCATTCTAACTACCCTATTTTACGCAGTCTTAACACATTTCATGTTAGTGGAATATTGATTGTATAATTTCATTTCGGTACTTGTTGAAAAAGTTGGCTTCTGAATTGATTTGTTCGTCAATTGTCCCCGGGATAATAATTTTTCGGAGTACTCTCACTTTACCTGAATTGATTCTTTCCAAATAGGAAACCTTGGTTAAAAGAAATACATATTCAGCAAGAGCATACCAATGATCTTTTTGCCTAGCAACAGGCAGAGTTCGAAGTTTGATTTCTTTCCTTCTCACTCGCCTATTAAAGGCATCCCTGATTTTTGCATAAAGGATGATGTCCCCCTTTTCATAATGGCGGAATACATCTATGTAAAGGAATGTCTGCCATATGAGTGAAGGCGTTTCAATATATGGGCTAGAGCGGACAGGAAGGCCGATTTCGGATGGAAGTGTAAGAATACTAAGGTGATTGCGATAGAGTTCTTTCAGAAAAGGATTTTGCCATGCTCCGGGGGAAGTTACGTAGCGGGATTTTAGTTTTTGATTTTCAGCTAGCCATATCTTTAATATAGGGAATGGCGTATCGATTGGGCTCAGAAGATTCTCTACCGAATACTGATGAAGTGAGTTCACTACCATATTCGTGATTGTCTTTTTGGAAGTGATCGGAATCGTTCCATTCAAATTGATGAATTGCCCTAACATCGGACAAAAAGCAGGGATATTCCAGGAGTTCCTTGTCTGCCTGATGAAGAGATAGAGGAAGTTATTCATTGATACAATATTATGTTTCTTGCGCTTGACCAAGGTTTCAGCAGCAATCCAAATTGGAATTACACCATAATGCAAATAAGTTTCCGTCCTTTTCACAAAAATTTCTTCCGGTATAACTGAACATTGGAATTCAATTGCATATTTTTGGTTTTGCAGCTTAAAAGCAATGTCTGGTTTCTGTTTCATTTGTTGGTCAAAATGTTCAAGTTCAGCTTGGATTCCTTGCTTTTTCAGCCAATTGAATAGCTGAAGCTTTCCGGATAGATGATATTCAGATTCACGATCATACTCATATTGACAGCTGCCTCCAGCCAAATGAGAAAAGTGCCAAATCTTCTTGCTTCCGAGTTTCATAGCCACCTCTTCTCCACATTCAGGACAGTGGAACTTTTCCCGCGATCTTATTTCTATTAAATCACTTTTTTCCCACCTTTCACCTAGTGATAAACTTGTACCATCGCTTTTATTCGCCACTAGCACATTCGATGCGCCTCCTTTCATTAAGAACAATTCGAGTCCGTAGCGATAATCCCTTTTTAATTTATAAAGGTTTATAAAGTGTTCACAAATTAAGAAAAGCGCAAGCGCCTTGGTTAGCCCCGACAAGCGCTGGAGGGCTGACCGGTGAAGTCGTTCTTTGACTTCATTGGCAGGACCGAAACTGAAAGGTATAGCCACTTCCCAGAAACGCAGAAACTGGAGACTCCGACAAAGAAGCGCTTTTTGCTTCTGCCGGCGGAGTTGAAATTTTCGGAGTTTCTAGGAGGCGACACTAGACTAGCGTCTCGATGAGTTAGGATCCGTAGCTAGACAAGCGACTCGAGGGGCTAGGCGCTGGAGCTGGACATTTCTCGAAGTGAAAGTTATACTTTCTTATCTCTAAAAAAAAATAACCCGGATCTGCATCCGGGCGTCTAAAGCATAGGCGATAACAATCTCGACGTGGATTCGAGAAGTCTGTAGCCTATGTGGCGTTTATTGAAATCATCCATGACTATTTCGGTTGAGTCGAGTACATCGTTCTCATATTCTTTAACAAGTTTCGCCGTGCTGCTGGTTTTGTACAGGAAGGCGTTGACTTCGAAATTTAAGTGAAAGCTTCTCATATCCATATTGGATGTACCGATGGAAGCAAGCTCACCATCAACGATGACAATTTTGCTGTGCATGAAACCTTTTTCGTATTCATAAATCTTCGCACCCGCTTCGAGCAGTTCAGGAAAATACGATCTCGAAGCAAAGAACACGATTCTTTTATCTGGCTGCTTTGGCACAAGGAGCCTGACATCCAGGCCACTTAGTGCCGCAACTTTAATTGCGCTGAAAATGTCTTCATCAGGGATGAAGTATGGTGATGCAATCCATACTGATTTATCAGCTGAAGAGATCATTGAAAAAAAGATATTTTTGATGACACTCCATTCATTGTCAGGTCCGCCGGCAATCATTTGGACCCCTCCATGAGTGTTAGCCTGCAAGGTTGGGGAGAGATAATCCGAAGTCAAAAAACTTTTATTCGTCATATAATACCAATCTTGCAGGAAAATCAGCTGCAGGCTGCGGACTGCTTCCCCTTTTGCCATGAGATGAGTGTCTCGCCAAAAACCGAAGCCCTTGTCTCTCCCAAGATACTCATCACCGATATTCAGACCACCGACAAATCCAACGGTTCCATCAATAACAATGATTTTCCTATGATTTCTGAAATTAAACTTACTGTTCAAGAACGGCAGTCGTACAGGACCAAATTCAACTACTTCTACCCCTGCTTCACTCAAGTCAGAAATATATTTTTTCGATAGCTTCCAGGAACCAACTGAATCAAATAGGAACCTAACCTTCACGCCTTTTCTTGCTTTGCTGATTAAAACTTCTTTAATATCTTCACCAATTTTATCGTGCCTGACAATGTAATATTCCATATGAATATGGTGGGTAGCTTTTTTTAGTTCTTCAAGTATATTGCTAAATGTTTCATCCCCATTTGTCAGCACCTTGGTGGAAGTAGCAAAAGAGATAGGGCTGTTCCCCAGCTTCTGGGCAAGGGTAAACAGGCGGCGGTGGTCCTCTTCCATGTCAAGCATTCTTGCCTTGTTGACCC belongs to Mesobacillus subterraneus and includes:
- the cls gene encoding cardiolipin synthase, which codes for MKNTVRVLTFLFILAGIYYLFYEKLDAVYLGYISIFMSLTVIFISFVIFLENRHPAQTLTWIVVLGGFPVVGFIFYLLFGRNKRKEKMFRRKYFLDKKAFSKIEGDSERVNKARMLDMEEDHRRLFTLAQKLGNSPISFATSTKVLTNGDETFSNILEELKKATHHIHMEYYIVRHDKIGEDIKEVLISKARKGVKVRFLFDSVGSWKLSKKYISDLSEAGVEVVEFGPVRLPFLNSKFNFRNHRKIIVIDGTVGFVGGLNIGDEYLGRDKGFGFWRDTHLMAKGEAVRSLQLIFLQDWYYMTNKSFLTSDYLSPTLQANTHGGVQMIAGGPDNEWSVIKNIFFSMISSADKSVWIASPYFIPDEDIFSAIKVAALSGLDVRLLVPKQPDKRIVFFASRSYFPELLEAGAKIYEYEKGFMHSKIVIVDGELASIGTSNMDMRSFHLNFEVNAFLYKTSSTAKLVKEYENDVLDSTEIVMDDFNKRHIGYRLLESTSRLLSPML
- the pepF gene encoding oligoendopeptidase F; amino-acid sequence: MSNESTVKKLPARDEVSTENTWRLEDIFAVDNQWEEEFNEVKGLLPSVQEYQGKLGESAEQLYNALQLQDKLLERLGRLYTYAHMRYDQDTTNSFYQGLDDRIKNLYSQAASALAFIVPEILAVDEDKIKGFLNEKEELKLYEHAALEEINLQRPHVLSAEEEALLAQASEVMSSPSNTFGMLNNADLEFPSIKDENGEEVEITHGRYIRFLESEDRRVREDAFKAVYKTYGSFKNTFSSTLSGNVKKDNFNARIRKYESARHAALSANNIPESVYENLVNTVNDNLHLLHKYVKLRRKVLGLEKLHMYDLYTPLVKDVKMEIPYEEAKEYVLKGLEPLGDEYNNILKEGFENRWVDVYENKGKRSGAYSSGAYGTNPYILMNWQDNVNNLFTLAHEFGHSVHSYYTRKTQPYPYGNYSIFVAEVASTCNEALLNDYMLKTINDEQKRLYLLNHYLEGFRGTVFRQTMFAEFEHMIHKKAQNNEALTADSLTKDYYELNKKYFGEEDIIIDEEIGLEWSRIPHFYYNYYVYQYATGFSAATALSKQILEEGQPAVERYIDFLKSGSSDYPIEVLKKAGVDMTSSKPIEDALKVFEEKLNEMEALLS
- a CDS encoding competence protein CoiA, which codes for MLVANKSDGTSLSLGERWEKSDLIEIRSREKFHCPECGEEVAMKLGSKKIWHFSHLAGGSCQYEYDRESEYHLSGKLQLFNWLKKQGIQAELEHFDQQMKQKPDIAFKLQNQKYAIEFQCSVIPEEIFVKRTETYLHYGVIPIWIAAETLVKRKKHNIVSMNNFLYLFIRQTRNSWNIPAFCPMLGQFINLNGTIPITSKKTITNMVVNSLHQYSVENLLSPIDTPFPILKIWLAENQKLKSRYVTSPGAWQNPFLKELYRNHLSILTLPSEIGLPVRSSPYIETPSLIWQTFLYIDVFRHYEKGDIILYAKIRDAFNRRVRRKEIKLRTLPVARQKDHWYALAEYVFLLTKVSYLERINSGKVRVLRKIIIPGTIDEQINSEANFFNKYRNEIIQSIFH